Proteins encoded by one window of Lepeophtheirus salmonis chromosome 3, UVic_Lsal_1.4, whole genome shotgun sequence:
- the LOC121114832 gene encoding neuropathy target esterase sws isoform X3 has protein sequence MISIVENNGVLIITTIVILLIFLALLEIFHKYRQRRPIFEFPASDLEPSGYRFRKRDKFAFYGRKLARKVMKIDKQNAVSRLTQSFLQYSSSEDEIDDDSGSDSKFIGPAEEYLDTDDDEEEKCNDSLEKSPIISHDLCFLLDGFHVFRIFDPSVFSELHSHLVSIPVAANQYLYRSGDTDDSIYVVLSGTIRVYIDDKGSGSPCIIKMAHRGDGVSSLLSFIDVLTGSPSVFKSVCAKATIDSMVLKVPVSAFLHILNKNPEVLIRIVQHIMARIQRVILVALHQYLGLTKELMHESLFLNRNSINKDEEHSIDDALTGFMKELNFENVEFLREKISFRAIESGDSIMTEDFHNDAGLVYIISGSLIMSMKGESESHKDQILYIASKGEIVGQLALLTGEANFYTARAREKTKVAMITKEVLFNILSESPEMVLSLAHRTISCLSPMVRCVDFALEWINIDSGKVIYRQGDKTDCTYIVLSGRLRSFINAGIKKQMLNEYSRGDMVGLVDVVTSDNRYQTVMAVRDSELCKVPGQLLHLLKIRYPVVVSKLISLLGKRLIGTWNMGPGRTIGTKSALNEGSQFTTVALFSGSHSVPLTAFASELTHALTIVGSVIHISSCTIYDRFGPTAMDSNHEFRLTSWLGQQEDRYDVVVYQSDNDMSEWTLRCLRQADVIFNLVIASGPTDVTQREKDLEFVAKRVRKELVLIHDETITCPKGTRFWLRKRPWISSHFHLQVPKRFLTKRNEKRVIEFYKRRMNNNAPNINSDFSRLARHITGSSVGIVLGGGGARGAAHIGMLKSIQEAGIPIDKVGGVSIGAFIGGLWCSSRDISSVAQKARTYFHRLATRFLLPLLDITYPYTSILSGSYFNYTLMETFDEDLYIEDLWLPFFCVTTDITCSQERVHTKGIFWKYCRASMSYAWLLPPICDPEDGHLLMDGCYVNNVPGDIMARQQCKYILAIDVATLDDRNLYNYGDSLSGWWVLWKKINPFSRSVKIPDQSEIQLRLAFCSHYKNLEELKSNPNYEYIQPPVDRYLPGNRLVIIMEKHTLLD, from the exons ATGATTTCTATTGTTGAGAATAATGGAGTTTTAATCATTACCACTATTGTTATTCTTCTAATCTTCCTTGCCCTCCTTGAAATATTCCATAAGTATCGTCAAAGAAGACCCATCTTCGAATTCCCTGCTTCTGATTTAGAACCATCCGGCTATCGATTTCGAAAAAGAGATAAGTTTGCCTTCTATGGACGTAAACTCGCTCGAAAAGTGATGAAAATAGACAAACAGAATGCAGTTTCAAGATTAACACAGTCTTTTCTTCAATACTCAAGCTCTGAGGATGAAATCGACGACGACAGTGGTTCCGATTCCAAATTTATAGGACCAGCAGAGGAATATCTCGATACAGATGATGACGAAGAAGAAAAATGCAACGACTCATTGGAGAAATCTCCTATTATATCTCATGACTTGTGCTTTCTATTGGATGGATTCCATGTTTTTAGG ATATTCGACCCATCTGTCTTCAGTGAATTGCATTCACATCTTGTATCGATTCCAGTGGCAgctaatcaatatttatatcgtTCAGGAGATACGGATGACTCTATCTACGTAGTACTTAGTGGAACAATACGAGTATACATTGATGACAAAGGGTCTGGAAGTCcatgtataattaaaatggCTCATAGAGGTGATGGTGTTTCATCATTATTAAGCTTCATCGATGTTTTGACAGGATCACCTTCAGTATTTAAAAGCGTATGTGCAAAAGCTACAATAGACTCAATGGTCCTGAAAGTCCCTGTATCTGCATTCCTTCATATTCTGAATAAAAATCCAGAAGTGCTAATAAGAATCGTTCAACATATTATGGCTCGGATACAGAGAGTTATTCTCGTTGCTTTACATCAATATCTTGGCCTAACAAAAGAATTGATGCATGAATCACTCTTTTTAAATcgaaattcaataaataaagatgaagAACATTCTATTGATGATGCCTTAACTGGATTCATGAAAGAGTTGAACTTTGAGAATGTTGAATTTCTGAGAGAAAA AATTTCTTTTCGTGCCATAGAATCAGGAGACTCTATTATGACAGAAGATTTTCACAACGATGCTGGacttgtttatataatatccGGTAGTTTAATTATGTCCATGAAAGGAGAATCAGAAAGTCACAAagaccaaattttatatatagctTCTAAG GGAGAGATTGTGGGTCAACTAGCTCTTCTGACTGGAGAGGCTAATTTTTATACTGCTAGAGCTagggaaaaaacaaaagttgctATGATTACAAaggaagttttatttaatatcttatcAGAGTCACCAGAAATGGTTTTGAGCTTAGCACATCGTACAATTTCTTGTCTATCACCTATGGTTCGCTGTGTTGATTTTGCTTTAGAATGGATAAATATTGATAGTGGAAAGGTAATTTATCGACAAGGAGATAAAACTGATTGCACTTATATTGTGTTATCTGGTAGACTTAGATCTTTTATAAATGCaggaattaaaaaacaaatgttaaATGAATATTCTCGAGGTGATATGGTTGGACTTGTGGATGTTGTGACGTCTGATAATAGATATCAAACTGTGATGGCAGTTCGAGATTCAGAACTTTGTAAAGTACCAGGACAATTACTTCATCTTCTCAAAATTCGTTATCCTGTTGTTGTTTCTAAATTGATAAGTCTATTAGGAAAACGTCTTATTGGTACATGGAATATGGGTCCTGGAAGAACCATTGGAACTAAGAGTGCTCTCAATGAGGGTAGTCAATTTACAACGGTAGCTTTGTTTTCCGGATCACATTCTGTTCCATTAACGGCTTTTGCCTCTGAATTAACACATGCTCTCACTATTGTCGGGTCTGTTATTCACATATCATCCTGCACAATATACGATCGTTTTGGGCCTACTGCAATGGATTCAAATCATGAATTTCGTCTTACTTCTTGGCTCGGTCAGCAAGAAGATCGGTACGATGTTGTTGTTTATCAGTCTGATAATGATATGAGTGAATGGACTCTAAGATGTCTCCGCCAAGCAGAtgtcatatttaatttagttattgCTTCTGGTCCAACCGATGTTACACAAAGGGAAAAAGATTTAGAATTCGTCGCTAAACGAGTCCGTAAAGAACTCGTACTTATCCATGACGAAACTATAACATGTCCAAAAGGTACAAGATTTTGGCTTAGAAAACGTCCATGGATTTCTTCGCATTTTCATTTACAAGTTCCTAAACGATTCCTTactaaaagaaatgaaaaacgTGTGATAGAATTTTATAAGCGCCGAATGAATAATAATGCACCTAATATTAATTCGGATTTTTCAAGATTAGCTCGTCATATAACAGGCTCTTCCGTTGGAATTGTATTAGGTGGAGGTGGAGCTAGAGGAGCTGCACATATTGGTATGCTTAAGTCAATTCAAGAAGCTGGAATACCCATTGATAAAGTGGGGGGAGTGTCAATCGGTGCGTTCATTGGAGGTTTGTGGTGTTCCTCTAGAGACATTTCCTCTGTGGCTCAAAAGGCACGTACATATTTTCATCGACTTGCAACCAGATTTTTGCTTCCACTTCTTGATATAACATATCCTTACACATCAATTTTAAGTggttcttattttaattatactttaatggAAACTTTTGATGAAGATTTATATATTGAAGATCTTTGGCTTCCTTTTTTCTGTGTTACGACTGATATTACATGTTCGCAAGAACGAGTTCATACCAAAggtatattttggaaatattgtCGTGCCAGTATGTCATATGCGTGGCTACTTCCTCCAATATGTGATCCAGAGGATGGACATTTATTGATGGATGGATGCTACGTTAATAATGTCCCTGGAGATATTATGGCTCGACAGCAATGCAAGTATATTTTAGCTATTGATGTGGCTACACTAGATGATcgaaatttgtacaattatggTGATAGTCTATCTGGTTGGTGGGTTCTATGGAAGAAGATTAACCCCTTCTCTCGTTCTGTCAAAATTCCTGATCAATCAGAAATTCAATTACGATTGGCGTTTTGctctcattataaaaatttggaagaacttaaaagtaacccaaattatgaatatattcagcCGCCTGTTGATAGATATCTTCCTGGCAAT AGGTTGGTTATCATCATGGAAAAACATACTTTACTGGATTAA